The genomic DNA TTGAAAATAACATCAAACCAATAACTAAGATGTCAAATTTTTTCAAACTTATCTCTCCTCATTGTTTAAAATAAAAAACTCGTCCCAAAAAATAGGGACGAGTTTGTGCTCGCGTTACCACCCTAATTCCGCAGCCTATGAAATTAAGCTTACGGCTCTCAGTCAACGTACAATCATACGTGGTCCATTGTAACGGCGGACAACCCGTCAAAGCTTACTAGATTTCAGCTTTGCATCTCAGAGATGATCTTCGGACAAGGCCTGGACATCGGCTTTCACCAACTACCGACTCTCTGTAGAACAGGGATCTTATCTTACTCTTCTCGTCATTGATTTTTATTATTTAAATATAATTTAACAAAGGAAAATTAAAATGTCAATATATTAAGATAGTTCATATAATTCTATTTGAAAGGATATATCCTAATAAAGAAACATATAGAAAAATAATAATAGAATTATGCCGTTTTAGCCGACTACAGAACATTGATGAATCATAATAAGGGGTAGCCTTGTGAAAGGTTATCTTGATTCTGTTATGAAAGGGCCCACTTTAAAACTCGTCTTCAACTTGAGTAAATGGTATATTTAGTCTGTTTTCCACTGTACGAAGCCGTTGGTTTAATCTTCTTAGTCGGCGTGTATGCCGTTCATGGTTTTGGTTCAATCGATTGATTTCCTGGTTAATCCGGTTTATTTCTCTGTTTATACGAATAATTTCTTGATTTTGTCGATTGATTTCTCTGTTTTGTCTGTCCAGCTCTCTTGCTTGCTGCTCATTTTGTCTTTCGAGCGCATTTACTCTTCTTTCAAGTGCCTGGACTTGAGGGGTTGTCTGTAAGGGTCTTGTTGTTCTTGAGGGAGATACAAATTGTAATGATTCTGCGGGAAATAGTCTGTTTGTTGAGGGAGATAATACCCATATGGATTCATTCGGGCAGCTCTCCTTATTAAAAGTCGATATAGTTCATTTATAAAATATGTAGTTATATGCGGAGTGACAGGGCAGAAACCTAGAGACAGCCATGTATAAATAATAAAAAGTGCCAAAAATGTTCGTCAGATGCAAGAAAGGAACATTAAAAACATAGGAATGGAACGAACTATGATAACGCTTTAAAAACGTTAATAAAATGTTCACAGGGGATTATTAAAAATTGCGGTACAATAATAGACATAGAATTATTTGTGAATTTTTTCACAATTGTTTTTGCATTAGGTATAATAATGTAACTTGTAAAATGCAATCGCATGACATGGAAATCAAGATGAAAGTATTTTAAAAAACTTGTTTAACAACTTAGAGAGGCGAAAGGTAATGTTTGTCAGTGCTTTAATTATCCGATTTCTTTTAGGAGGATCAGCAGTACTTGTATCTACAATTATTGCTAGAAAGTTAGGGGAAAAAGCAGGTGGAATCTTTGCGGCATTTCCGGCCGTCTATCTGGCTGCATTATTAACTGTCCGTCTCGATTTTGCCGGCGATGAGCTTATTGCTCATTCGATTTTGCTATCCAAAGGAGCCATAATCGGAATGGCCATTAATATACTATTTGCTATGATTGCAGGTTACCTTTTACCGAAAGAGGGATGGATACGAGGTTTAATTCATTCAATGGTTATATGGTTTGTAGTTTCAATGTTCGTTGCCATGATCACTTCGCACTATTAAAGAAAAGGTGAGCACCTATGAATATACAAGATTTACTTATTCGCTTTTTACTTGGCGGTACAGCTGTCATGCTTAGCTATATAGTGACAGTTATATCCCCGTGGAAAATACTTGCCGGAATCTTTGCGGCATTTCCGGCTGTCATGCTTACAGCTGTCTTAATGGTGGGTGTTTCTTCAGGCTCAAAGAAGGCAGCTAAAATTGCTCAAGGATCAATTTATGGAATGATTGGTGGAGTTGTTTGCGTTTCGACTGTACTCGCAGTATTGAAGGCTAGCCACAACTGGATTTTGAGTATATTCGCAGGACTAGTATTATGGCTTGCTAGTTCAATTGTAATTTCAACTATTAGAGAACGAGTAAGGAAACTTGGTATACGCCGTGCTTGAAAGAAAGAGGCTGACTCGAAAGTAAAGGGTCAGACTCCTCCATTACACAGATTGACAACCATTAATAAAACCATTCTATATATTGTCATTGTTGGAGGGAGTCAGACTCTTATGAGTCAGCCCCTGACTATATGTTGATGGAGCAAATTAATAATAGAAGGTATCATGGTTTTTGATTATGTGGTATAATTTAACATGTCAATCATTTTAAGCACTGTTTTTCAATCTTGAGCGCTGGCTAATTGCTTTTAAAATAAATAATTTATCTTGTAATGTCAGCATTCTCCAACTCCTCACTTTGATTTTCATGAAAAATCCCTCCTCTCTTGAAAACTCATTTCAAAACTTTACACTGCTTAAGGACAGCTTTACTTTATTGGTATTTTTCAATGAATATTTTATTACGTTTTACCGCAAATTTTTTAAAGTAAAACAACAAAAATTTCTACAAAAATAGACTAAACACTACGTAAAATCTATGAATTCTTAATTAAAATGACGAAATTTAGATATAATGATTCTATCTATAAACGTAATGAAAGTGAAAGAAAGGAGACCAGCTATTTGTTTGAGAAAGCACAGCAATTGTTGCAATCCTATTTTGGTTTTCCCTCTTTTCGAAAAGGCCAGGAACAGGCAATACGCTTTGTATTAGAGGGTAAAAACTCACTTTGCGTGATGCCGACGGGCGGTGGAAAATCTATTTGTTATCAAATTCCTTCTTTGGTAATGCCAGGAACTACAATCGTTGTTTCTCCGCTTATTTCGCTGATGAAAGATCAAGTTGATGCTCTATTGCAGTTGGGCATTTCGGCAACGTATATTAACAGCTCAATCAGTTTGAGTGAAGCAAACGAGCGGATGATGGAAGCCAAACAAGGACGATATAAGCTTTTATATATTGCTCCGGAGAGATTGGAATCCCGAGAGTTTAAGGAAAATCTGAAAAGCATGGAGATTCCTTTCGTTGCTGTAGATGAAGCACACTGTATTTCCCAGTGGGGGCATGACTTTAGGCCAAGCTACCGCCATATTCGCAGAATGGTAAACAATCTGAAGAAAAAACCAATTGTTCTTGCTTTAACAGCCACTGCCACGCCCATGGTACGAGAGGATATTTGTAAATCTCTTGATATTGATGAAAAAAATACGGTTATGACGGGTTTTGAAAGGGAAAACTTATCCTTTTCCGTCATTAAAGGACAGGATCGACTTCTCTTTTTAAAAGATTTTCTGAAAAAGAACAATAAAGAATCTGGCATTATCTATGCGGCCACGAGGAAAATGGTTGACCAGCTTTATGAAAGGCTGAAAAAAGAAAATATGAATGTCGGTCGTTATCATGCCGGTATGAGCGATTTGGACAGGATGAGAGAGCAGGATCAATTCCTAGCAGAAAAAACGACTGTAATGGTTGCTACATCTGCCTTTGGTATGGGAATAGATAAATCAAATATTCGTTATGTTATTCATTTCCAGCTTCCTAAAAACATGGAATCCTACTATCAAGAGGCGGGCCGTGCTGGCAGGGACGGGCTTGCTAGTGAATGTATCGTTCTTTATTCTCCGCAGGATGTGCAAGTTCAGCGATTTTTGATTGACCAGTCGAGTGAAAGGAACCGGATATCACAGGAACTTGAAAAGCTCCAATTGATGGTGGATTATTGCCATACAGAAAATTGTTTGCAGGCTTATATATTACAGTATTTTGGCGAAAGAGAGACAGAGTCATGTGGACGTTGTGGCAATTGTACTGATTCCCGTGCAAGTGTTGATGTCACAAAAGAAGCACAAATGGTGTTGTCATGTATTGTCCGAATGGGGCAGAAGTTCGGCAAGACGATCACAGCTCAGGTTTTAACCGGATCGAAAAATAAGAAAATTACAGAGCTCCACTTTCATAAACTTTCCACATACGGAATCATGAAGGAAAAAAGCGCAAAAGAAGTAAGTGACTTTATCGAATTCCTAATTTCACAGGAAATGATTGGAGTGAACCATGGTTCATTCCCAACGATTTTTGTCACGGAAAAAGGCAAGAATGTATTGCTTGGAAAGCAAGTAGTTCGCAAAAAAGAAGCTGTGCTAACAAAGCAAGTAGCTAATGATGATCCTTTATTTGATCGCTTAAGAATAATTAGAAGAAGTATTGCGGAAATGGAAAAGGTGCCGCCGTTCGTTATTTTTTCAGATACAACTTTAAAGGATATGTGTATAAAACTGCCTCAGTCCGACGAAGAGTTCTTACAGGTAAATGGGGTAGGAGAGAATAAGCTGAAAAAATACGGAGAGGTTTTCATCAGTGCCATAATCTCATATTGTGATGAACATCCAGAGCGCCTGCTCAAAAAGGCAACAGAACGTTCTTTTAAAAAGAAAACAAAAAAAGCAGAACGGGACTCACACCTTGTGACGTACGAAATGTTTTTGAACGGTTTATCGTTGAAGGAAATTTCCGGGAAGAGGGAACTTGCACTTGCTACAGTTGAGAATCATTTGTTGCTCTGTGCAGAGCAAGGGCTGGATGTCGACTTTGAGGCTCTCATCCCTGCCGAATACATGCCATTACTAAAAAGGGCAATAGAGGAGGCCGGCAGTGACAGGCTGAAGCCAATCAAAGAGCAGCTCCCAGAGGAAGTCACATTTTTTATGATTAAAGCATTTCTGTTTCTAAACAAGAACAAGTTAAAATTGATGAAAGACAAATCAGTGAGGGACAGGCCCTCATCATGGTAAAGCATTAAATATAAAGGGCCGATCCTTTTTTTATTGTGCTTTGATTATTTCAGCTTAATTTTCGCACTCGAAAATTGTCTTCAAGTAAGATCCAATTTTGCGGGAATGGATAACCGAGTACCCAATAACTAATACCGCGGAGGCCGTAATCCTTCACCGTGTCAAATTTTGCTTGGGCACTGCGTGCATCTTCAAACCAAACTTCATGAGTACGTCCTTGTTCATCTTCATACCGATAAAAAGGAGTTTGGGATGTTTGATCATAGTGAATCACAGCACCGTATTTTATTGCCCGGCGAATAGCTTCTTGCATATCAAATGTTTCTGCTTCCTGGCCTTGAACATGGGGAAGGAGCCAGTCGCGAGCATACAACTGGAAGCCCATAAAAATTTTATTTCTTGGAATGACAGTTACCGCGTAATCTAAAACACGTCTGATTTGATTAAGCGGAGATATCGACTGCGGAGGCCCTAATCTATATCCCCATTCGTATGTCATTAAAATGACAAAGTCAGCAATTCTGCCATGAGCGGCATAGTCGTGTGCTTCATATAAAAGGCCTTTTTGTTCGGAACTTGTTTTAGGTGCAAGAGAGGTCGAAACAAAATATCTTTCTTGATGCAAACGGTCAACTGCACGCTGCAAAAATTGATTATAGAGCTCTCGATCAGCTGGATATACATTCTCAAAGTCTATGTTTAATCCGCGGTAACCTTTGTTTTTCATTGTATTTACAACATTTGTTAATAACCGATTCTGCAGTTCTGTACTTGAAAGAATTGTATGAGCTAATCGTGACCCGGGATCTCTAAAGGTAAAATTTGTGATACACATCATTGGAACAGCTTGTTCGGCTATGGAAGCTTGAATAATCGGTGTGTCATCAATAGGATCTAGTCCGCCGTCTGCTCTCATGATGTAAGCAAAAGTGGATGTGAAGGTTAAATGTTTACCGACATCACGAACATTTCTCCCGCCTTCCTCTCCCATGTTGATGGTAAATGCATTTACATCAATAACTCGTTTGGTAAAAGGAATCGTTAACACTATTCCTGGATAAATAAGATTTGGATTTTGGATTTGATTTGTTCTGATAATTTCTTGAACGGTTGTGCCGTAACGCAGTGCAATTTGCCGTAAGCTCTCTCCAGGTTGAATGGTATGCGTCCTAGCGGGTATGAATAAAACCATTCCCGGATAGAGGACCGAAGGGTCACTAATTTGATTTGCCTGAAGAATGGATCTGATTGGAATCCCATATCTTTGCGCAATTTGCCATAACGTTTCCCCCGTTCGAACAGTGTGTTGACGAGCGGCAACAGGTATCACAAGCGCCTGACCAATAACTAATCGGTCAGCATTGGGTAGTTCATTAGCTGTCACAATTTGTGAAATACTTACGCCATAACGATTGGCTACCTGCCATAACGTCTCCCCTCTTTGTATAACATGAATAATCATAAGTACCTCCTCAAATTAGGTCATATCACTAATGTATGCCGTCAATGGATATGAGGAAACTTTTAAACGAAA from Bacillus methanolicus MGA3 includes the following:
- the recQ gene encoding DNA helicase RecQ — protein: MFEKAQQLLQSYFGFPSFRKGQEQAIRFVLEGKNSLCVMPTGGGKSICYQIPSLVMPGTTIVVSPLISLMKDQVDALLQLGISATYINSSISLSEANERMMEAKQGRYKLLYIAPERLESREFKENLKSMEIPFVAVDEAHCISQWGHDFRPSYRHIRRMVNNLKKKPIVLALTATATPMVREDICKSLDIDEKNTVMTGFERENLSFSVIKGQDRLLFLKDFLKKNNKESGIIYAATRKMVDQLYERLKKENMNVGRYHAGMSDLDRMREQDQFLAEKTTVMVATSAFGMGIDKSNIRYVIHFQLPKNMESYYQEAGRAGRDGLASECIVLYSPQDVQVQRFLIDQSSERNRISQELEKLQLMVDYCHTENCLQAYILQYFGERETESCGRCGNCTDSRASVDVTKEAQMVLSCIVRMGQKFGKTITAQVLTGSKNKKITELHFHKLSTYGIMKEKSAKEVSDFIEFLISQEMIGVNHGSFPTIFVTEKGKNVLLGKQVVRKKEAVLTKQVANDDPLFDRLRIIRRSIAEMEKVPPFVIFSDTTLKDMCIKLPQSDEEFLQVNGVGENKLKKYGEVFISAIISYCDEHPERLLKKATERSFKKKTKKAERDSHLVTYEMFLNGLSLKEISGKRELALATVENHLLLCAEQGLDVDFEALIPAEYMPLLKRAIEEAGSDRLKPIKEQLPEEVTFFMIKAFLFLNKNKLKLMKDKSVRDRPSSW
- a CDS encoding DUF3147 family protein — translated: MNIQDLLIRFLLGGTAVMLSYIVTVISPWKILAGIFAAFPAVMLTAVLMVGVSSGSKKAAKIAQGSIYGMIGGVVCVSTVLAVLKASHNWILSIFAGLVLWLASSIVISTIRERVRKLGIRRA
- a CDS encoding LysM peptidoglycan-binding domain-containing protein, whose product is MIIHVIQRGETLWQVANRYGVSISQIVTANELPNADRLVIGQALVIPVAARQHTVRTGETLWQIAQRYGIPIRSILQANQISDPSVLYPGMVLFIPARTHTIQPGESLRQIALRYGTTVQEIIRTNQIQNPNLIYPGIVLTIPFTKRVIDVNAFTINMGEEGGRNVRDVGKHLTFTSTFAYIMRADGGLDPIDDTPIIQASIAEQAVPMMCITNFTFRDPGSRLAHTILSSTELQNRLLTNVVNTMKNKGYRGLNIDFENVYPADRELYNQFLQRAVDRLHQERYFVSTSLAPKTSSEQKGLLYEAHDYAAHGRIADFVILMTYEWGYRLGPPQSISPLNQIRRVLDYAVTVIPRNKIFMGFQLYARDWLLPHVQGQEAETFDMQEAIRRAIKYGAVIHYDQTSQTPFYRYEDEQGRTHEVWFEDARSAQAKFDTVKDYGLRGISYWVLGYPFPQNWILLEDNFRVRKLS
- a CDS encoding DUF3147 family protein translates to MFVSALIIRFLLGGSAVLVSTIIARKLGEKAGGIFAAFPAVYLAALLTVRLDFAGDELIAHSILLSKGAIIGMAINILFAMIAGYLLPKEGWIRGLIHSMVIWFVVSMFVAMITSHY